One part of the Mytilus trossulus isolate FHL-02 chromosome 11, PNRI_Mtr1.1.1.hap1, whole genome shotgun sequence genome encodes these proteins:
- the LOC134690321 gene encoding uncharacterized protein LOC134690321: MYYYLIIILSIVKCDAAFSQGQVVATVTSHHIEEASGVAASRTHPGVLYTHNDHGDGPNIYVIDSVTGHRISTITVNGAHNSDWEDIAYGPCDAGYCLYVGDTGDAGAKNIIYMIREPASVQSNQHVDVYKQLHFSWSEIDCETLLVDPRGEIYIISKVKNQAAKAAHVPSSAWNSGTTVALTNIVSLSFHTANNDPTGGDISPNGQELLLVSHHKMFYWNIPNGDVLTALQSDPIEVPYHDEPQGEAVCWDAKGQGYFTLSEGKNQPLYYYGRS, encoded by the exons atgtattattatttgatCATAATTCTGAGTATTGTGAAATGCGATGCAG ctttttcTCAAGGTCAAGTCGTAGCAACAGTGACCTCACATCATATAGAAGAGGCTTCTGGGGTAGCTGCCAGTAGAACACATCCAGGAGTTTTATATACTCATAATGACCACGGAGATGGACCTAATATTTACGTCATAGACAGTGTGACAGGACACCGCATATCTACAATTACAGTAAATGGCGCCCACAATTCTGACTGGGAAGATATTGCGTATGGCCCATGTGATGCCGGATACTGTTTATACGTTG GTGATACGGGTGATGCTGGCGCcaagaacattatttacatgATACGAGAACCAGCTTCTGTACAAAGCAACCAGCATGTGGACGTCTACAAACAATTACATTTCTC gtggTCAGAAATTGACTGTGAAACCTTGTTGGTTGACCCACGAGGTGAAATCTACAtaatttcaaaagttaaaaaccAGGCTGCTAAAGCGGCCCACGTCCCTTCAAGTGCTTGGAATAGTGGTACAACAGTCGCCTTGACAAACATTGTCTCTCTGTCCTTCCATACAGCCAATAATGACCCCACAGGCGGCGACATTTCGCCCAACGGTCAAGAATTGTTATTGGTTTCTCATCACAAAATGTTCTACTGGAACATTCCGAACGGTGATGTGCTTACCGCATTGCAATCCGATCCTATAGAAGTACCATACCACGATGAACCTCAAGGAGAGGCTGTATGTTGGGATGCTAAAGGTCAAGGTTATTTCACCCTTAGTGAGGGGAAAAATCAACCTTTATACTATTATGGTAGATCCTAA